From Halotia branconii CENA392, the proteins below share one genomic window:
- the lpxA gene encoding acyl-ACP--UDP-N-acetylglucosamine O-acyltransferase — MKTLIHPTAVIHPKSELHHTVQVGAYAVIGEHVKVGPETIIGAHVVLEGPCDIGARNQIFPGAAIGMEPQDLKFVGEPTWVKIGDNNSIREYVTINRATGAGEATVIGNNNLLMAYVHVAHNCIIEDHVIIPNSVALAGHVHIESRARLGGVLGVHQFVHIGKHAMVGGMARIDRDVPPYMLVEGNPARVRTLNLVGLKRSGMSSAELQILKKAFRILYRSGLSFKDALEQLELLGETEQLQNLRRFLLLSQMPGRRGLIPAKSKPSVNDE; from the coding sequence TTGAAAACGCTTATTCATCCAACTGCTGTAATTCATCCTAAATCGGAACTCCACCATACAGTGCAAGTCGGAGCCTATGCTGTGATTGGAGAGCATGTCAAAGTAGGCCCTGAAACCATAATTGGCGCTCATGTAGTGCTAGAAGGGCCTTGTGACATTGGCGCACGAAATCAGATTTTTCCAGGTGCTGCGATTGGTATGGAACCCCAGGATCTTAAATTTGTAGGAGAACCTACCTGGGTCAAAATCGGTGATAATAACTCGATTCGTGAGTACGTTACCATCAACCGTGCTACTGGTGCTGGTGAAGCAACAGTAATCGGTAATAATAACCTACTGATGGCTTATGTACATGTAGCTCATAACTGCATAATTGAAGACCATGTAATCATTCCTAACTCAGTAGCACTGGCAGGTCATGTCCATATAGAGTCACGAGCTAGGCTAGGCGGAGTGTTGGGTGTGCATCAATTTGTACACATTGGTAAACACGCAATGGTCGGAGGTATGGCACGCATTGATCGGGATGTACCACCTTATATGCTAGTGGAAGGCAATCCGGCACGGGTAAGAACGCTTAATCTTGTGGGACTCAAACGTTCTGGGATGAGTTCAGCAGAGTTACAAATCCTCAAAAAAGCTTTCCGCATTCTCTATCGTTCTGGCTTAAGTTTTAAAGATGCTTTAGAACAGTTGGAATTGTTGGGAGAAACCGAACAACTACAAAACCTACGTCGCTTCTTGCTACTTTCTCAGATGCCAGGAAGACGCGGTTTGATTCCCGCAAAGAGTAAACCAAGCGTGAACGATGAATGA
- a CDS encoding response regulator, with amino-acid sequence MKILIVEDDELNAYALTAVLTNQNYAVEVAKDGNAAWDLIEAYNYDLILLDVMLPKLDGISLCRQIRATGLQMPIMLLTGRDSSHEKAIGLDAGADDYVVKPFEEEELVARVRALLRRGVKTSQPVLEWGNLRLDPSSCEVTYDQKFLSLTPKEYALLELFLRNSRRVFSCGMILEHLWSYEDTPGEEAVRTHIKGLRQKLKSVGVPTDLIETVYGIGYRLKLQQAEGIQAMHPKSKTKSKLLETELPKPEQTLAAVAEIWQRFSGRIDEQVQVLEKAATALTQKTLNPELHLQAAQEAHTLAGSLGTFGLTQGSKLARKIEKLLKSEQNLTSSQTTNLQSLVQQLRQEIAAKKIETEPLSSTADELSLTTQPLQQVSHTEAKILAVDDDPQILALLQTLLSPWGMQVITLNDPQQFWETLADVTPDLLILDVEMPHSNGIELCQIVRNDSRWSDLPILFLTVHSDAEIVNQVFSVGADDFVSKPIVGPELVTRIVNRLERVKLRQRVSQTSSENRWKVIFDAEPECIKIIAADGTLLEINPAGLVMLEANNSAELIGKSVYPLIALEYREAFRALNERVCQGQKGTLEYEIVSCLGNRRWVKTHAVPLCQEADNKMMQLAITRDITQYKQLALRNQRVRPRRWRSHRLLAETALQRVKNELELRVVERTAELITVNQQLKLELDERQHIQEALQISQTRLARILDIADDAIISINAAQRITLFNQGAEKIFGYSTQEVMGQDLNILLPLRFSYAHCQHVIDFGKSSNLARKMGERREIYGCRKDGSEFPAEASISKLDLGKEIVYTVILRDITEQKQIERMKDEFVSIVSHELRTPLTSIHGSLGMLASGLLPTNSEQGKRLLQIATDSTERLVRLINDILDIERIESGKTEMEPQSCNIADLIAQAVNIMQPLADKAGVTLSISSLSIQLQADRERIVQIFTNLLSNAIKFSTSGSTVWLIAQQQKEQILLAVKDTGLGIPTDKLESIFDRFQQVDSSNSRNHDGTGLGLAICKSIVQQHNGHIWAESILGKGSNFYFTLPLFSTSRSNFST; translated from the coding sequence ATGAAAATTTTAATTGTAGAGGATGATGAATTAAATGCCTATGCGTTGACAGCCGTTCTTACTAACCAAAACTATGCGGTAGAAGTTGCTAAGGATGGTAATGCTGCTTGGGATTTAATTGAAGCTTATAATTATGATTTAATTCTCCTAGATGTAATGCTGCCTAAGCTAGATGGCATTAGCCTTTGTCGTCAGATCCGAGCCACTGGTCTGCAAATGCCAATAATGTTGTTAACAGGACGTGATAGCAGTCATGAAAAGGCAATTGGGCTAGATGCAGGTGCAGATGATTATGTAGTTAAACCCTTTGAAGAAGAAGAATTAGTTGCTCGTGTTAGAGCTTTATTACGTCGAGGAGTCAAAACATCACAACCAGTACTAGAGTGGGGCAACTTACGGCTTGATCCAAGTAGCTGTGAAGTCACTTATGACCAAAAATTTTTGTCACTAACCCCCAAGGAATATGCCCTTTTAGAATTATTTTTGCGTAACAGCCGCCGGGTGTTTAGCTGTGGCATGATTCTAGAACATCTTTGGTCTTATGAAGATACTCCTGGTGAAGAAGCGGTTCGCACTCACATTAAAGGGTTACGGCAGAAACTCAAATCTGTAGGAGTACCAACCGATTTAATTGAAACAGTATATGGTATTGGCTATCGTCTAAAACTCCAACAAGCAGAAGGGATACAGGCAATGCATCCCAAATCTAAAACTAAGTCTAAACTTTTAGAAACAGAATTACCCAAGCCAGAACAAACATTAGCAGCAGTAGCTGAGATTTGGCAGCGATTTAGCGGGCGGATAGATGAGCAAGTGCAAGTATTGGAGAAAGCAGCAACAGCTTTAACCCAAAAGACTTTAAATCCAGAATTACACTTGCAAGCAGCACAAGAAGCTCATACATTGGCAGGATCATTAGGCACTTTTGGCTTAACACAAGGATCAAAGCTGGCACGCAAAATTGAGAAGTTGCTGAAATCTGAGCAAAACTTAACGTCATCTCAGACAACTAACTTACAAAGTTTAGTTCAGCAATTGCGTCAGGAAATTGCAGCAAAAAAAATAGAAACAGAACCTTTATCATCAACTGCCGATGAACTTTCTTTAACCACCCAACCACTGCAACAAGTTTCCCATACAGAAGCCAAAATATTAGCTGTAGACGACGATCCGCAAATTCTGGCTTTATTACAAACTTTACTTAGCCCCTGGGGAATGCAAGTAATTACCCTCAATGATCCGCAACAATTCTGGGAAACCTTGGCAGATGTCACCCCAGATTTATTGATTTTGGATGTGGAAATGCCTCATTCCAATGGAATTGAGCTTTGTCAAATAGTGCGGAACGATTCCCGTTGGAGCGATTTACCCATTTTATTTCTCACAGTTCATAGTGATGCTGAAATTGTTAATCAGGTGTTCAGTGTTGGTGCTGATGACTTTGTCAGCAAACCCATTGTGGGGCCAGAGTTGGTAACTCGGATTGTCAATCGCTTAGAACGGGTAAAACTACGGCAGCGCGTGTCCCAAACTTCTAGTGAAAATCGCTGGAAAGTCATCTTTGATGCTGAACCAGAATGCATCAAAATTATTGCTGCGGATGGTACTTTGTTGGAAATTAACCCAGCAGGTTTAGTAATGCTGGAAGCAAACAACAGCGCAGAATTAATTGGTAAGTCAGTTTATCCACTAATTGCCCTAGAATATCGAGAAGCATTTCGGGCATTGAATGAACGAGTCTGTCAGGGGCAAAAGGGTACTTTAGAGTACGAAATTGTCAGTTGTTTGGGTAATCGCCGCTGGGTAAAAACTCATGCAGTGCCTTTGTGTCAAGAAGCCGATAACAAAATGATGCAATTAGCAATTACGCGAGATATTACTCAGTATAAACAATTAGCATTACGCAACCAGCGCGTTCGTCCACGACGTTGGCGTAGCCATCGCCTATTGGCAGAAACCGCCCTACAACGAGTCAAAAACGAACTGGAATTGAGAGTAGTAGAGCGAACTGCCGAGTTAATTACTGTCAATCAACAGCTAAAGTTAGAACTTGATGAACGTCAACACATACAAGAAGCATTACAGATTTCTCAAACTCGGTTGGCACGAATTTTAGATATTGCTGATGATGCGATTATTTCTATTAATGCAGCTCAACGCATCACCTTGTTTAATCAAGGCGCAGAGAAAATTTTTGGTTACTCTACTCAAGAAGTAATGGGACAAGACCTCAATATACTTTTACCACTGCGTTTTTCCTATGCACATTGTCAGCATGTAATTGACTTTGGTAAATCGTCCAATCTGGCCCGCAAAATGGGAGAACGACGAGAAATATATGGTTGTCGCAAAGACGGTAGCGAATTTCCGGCAGAGGCTTCTATCTCCAAATTAGATCTGGGCAAAGAAATAGTTTACACAGTAATTCTGCGAGATATCACAGAACAAAAGCAAATTGAACGAATGAAAGATGAATTTGTCTCTATTGTGAGTCATGAACTCCGCACACCTTTGACTTCAATTCACGGCTCTTTAGGAATGCTAGCTAGTGGTTTATTGCCAACAAACTCAGAACAAGGAAAACGTCTGCTACAAATCGCTACTGATAGCACCGAGCGTCTAGTACGCTTAATCAATGACATCTTAGATATTGAACGGATCGAGTCAGGTAAGACCGAAATGGAACCACAAAGCTGCAATATTGCTGACTTAATCGCTCAAGCAGTTAATATTATGCAACCCCTCGCAGACAAAGCGGGAGTGACGCTATCCATTTCTAGCCTATCCATCCAGCTACAGGCAGATCGAGAACGTATTGTCCAAATTTTCACCAATTTACTCAGTAATGCTATTAAATTCTCGACTTCAGGATCTACAGTTTGGCTAATAGCACAACAACAAAAAGAGCAAATTCTGTTAGCAGTTAAAGATACTGGACTTGGCATACCAACTGATAAACTTGAGAGCATCTTTGACCGCTTCCAACAAGTTGATTCTTCTAATTCTCGCAACCACGACGGTACAGGTTTGGGTTTAGCAATTTGTAAAAGTATTGTGCAACAGCACAACGGACACATCTGGGCTGAAAGTATACTGGGGAAAGGCAGCAATTTTTACTTTACTTTGCCGTTGTTTTCTACTTCCCGCAGCAATTTTTCAACTTGA
- the fabZ gene encoding 3-hydroxyacyl-ACP dehydratase FabZ — MSILTQVNSTDAIAPASTEKQATNEIKTTFSSEEIQKLLPHRYPFLLVDKIIDYIPEKLAVGVKNVTVNEPQFQGHFPGRPLMPGVLIVEAMAQVGGIVLKQLPGFEDGLFVFAGIDKVRFRRQVVPGDQLVMTVELLCVKQRRFGKMQARAEVDGQLATEGELMFSLIN; from the coding sequence ATGTCAATCCTTACCCAAGTCAACAGCACCGATGCGATCGCACCTGCATCTACCGAAAAACAGGCTACTAATGAAATTAAAACAACTTTTTCATCTGAAGAAATTCAAAAACTCTTACCCCACCGCTATCCATTTTTACTTGTAGATAAAATAATTGACTATATCCCAGAGAAATTGGCTGTAGGCGTTAAAAACGTTACTGTAAATGAACCCCAATTTCAAGGACATTTCCCAGGAAGACCACTGATGCCGGGAGTGCTGATTGTAGAAGCAATGGCACAGGTTGGGGGAATTGTTTTGAAGCAGTTACCTGGATTTGAAGACGGACTGTTTGTTTTTGCTGGTATCGATAAAGTCCGTTTCCGCCGCCAAGTTGTACCAGGAGATCAGCTGGTAATGACGGTGGAACTGTTATGTGTAAAACAACGTCGTTTCGGTAAAATGCAGGCTCGTGCCGAAGTCGATGGTCAGCTAGCTACTGAAGGCGAATTGATGTTTTCTTTAATTAATTAG
- the lpxB gene encoding lipid-A-disaccharide synthase: MRIFISTGEVSGDLQGSMLIAAMKRQAADLQLEIVALGGERMAEAGATILGDTSGIGSMGLIESLPYILPTLRVQRRAIAFLKQNPPDLVVLIDYMGPNLGIGTYMQKHLPQVPVVYYIAPQEWVWSVGLRNTTRIVGFTDKLLAIFPEEARYFSSNGAKVSWVGHPLVDRMQNAPSREAARAKLDITPEQTAIALLPASRHQELKYLLPVIFAAAQTIQAKLPEVHFWIPLSLEIYKQPIKEAIERYGLRATVVSGQQKEVFAAADFAITKSGTVNLELALLNVPQVVVYRLNPITVWIARKILKGSIPFASPPNLVVMRPIVPEFLQEQATPENITQAVMELLLNPERRQQTLTDYQQMRQCLGEVGVCDRAAQEILQMLPNK; the protein is encoded by the coding sequence ATGCGGATATTTATCAGCACTGGCGAAGTTTCTGGCGATTTGCAAGGGTCGATGCTGATTGCAGCGATGAAGCGTCAAGCTGCTGATTTGCAATTAGAGATTGTGGCTTTAGGTGGCGAAAGAATGGCAGAGGCAGGAGCTACTATTTTGGGTGATACCAGTGGTATCGGCTCAATGGGTCTAATAGAATCTCTGCCTTATATTTTGCCTACTCTGAGGGTACAACGACGAGCGATCGCCTTTCTCAAACAAAATCCACCTGACTTAGTAGTGTTAATTGACTATATGGGGCCAAATCTCGGTATTGGTACTTATATGCAAAAGCACTTACCACAAGTACCTGTAGTGTATTACATCGCTCCTCAAGAATGGGTATGGTCAGTTGGTTTACGTAACACTACCCGAATTGTCGGCTTTACAGATAAATTGTTGGCAATCTTTCCCGAAGAAGCCCGTTACTTTAGCAGTAACGGCGCAAAAGTAAGTTGGGTAGGGCATCCTCTCGTTGATCGGATGCAAAACGCCCCCAGTCGCGAAGCAGCCCGCGCTAAATTGGATATTACGCCAGAACAAACAGCGATCGCTCTTTTGCCAGCTTCTCGCCATCAAGAACTAAAATATCTTTTACCAGTAATTTTTGCAGCTGCTCAAACTATTCAAGCGAAGTTACCGGAAGTTCATTTTTGGATTCCTTTGTCTTTAGAAATTTACAAACAGCCAATCAAAGAGGCAATTGAGCGTTACGGTTTACGGGCTACTGTTGTCTCAGGTCAACAAAAAGAAGTATTCGCCGCTGCTGATTTTGCCATTACTAAATCTGGCACTGTAAATTTGGAACTAGCTTTATTAAATGTGCCGCAAGTTGTGGTTTATCGCCTAAATCCCATTACGGTATGGATTGCCCGAAAAATTCTCAAAGGTTCTATACCCTTTGCATCACCACCCAACTTAGTTGTAATGCGGCCAATTGTGCCAGAGTTCTTACAAGAGCAAGCCACACCAGAGAATATTACTCAAGCGGTAATGGAATTATTGCTAAATCCTGAACGTCGCCAGCAAACTTTAACAGATTATCAACAAATGCGGCAGTGTTTAGGCGAAGTGGGAGTGTGCGATCGCGCTGCTCAAGAAATTCTGCAAATGCTACCAAATAAGTAG